A window of Apodemus sylvaticus chromosome 9, mApoSyl1.1, whole genome shotgun sequence contains these coding sequences:
- the Stap2 gene encoding signal-transducing adaptor protein 2, with translation MASALNPPRGPKLKGAPPSHYYESFLEKKGPCDQDYRKFWSGLQGLAICFYNSNRDLQPLEKLDLRLFSKLKDEALLGSSRDTAYHFSLVLRDQEVKFKVENLESCEMWKGFILTVVELRVPSNLTLLPGHLYMMAEVLAKEEVRRAAEVPWCFLKVSRLEAQLLLERYPECGNLLLRPGGDGKDSVSVTTRQILNGSPVVKHYKVKREGPKYVIDVEDPFSCPSLEAVVNYFVTQTKRALVPFLLDEDYEKVLGFVDSDQENGESAWAVPSFRGSGPALPANVPKPLPPIPVSVSSQEDKLPQLPPLPQFPDQDENYVIPIDDSSAAEYMNQDVSLSSQAVPLKPKKLARLPAKPPKPPVVPKPDLKAFTGIWTRKLGGSSPQAPPLVTRLGDITAELEEKLQKRRALEH, from the exons ATGGCCTCGGCCCTGAATCCACCTCGGGGCCCCAAGCTCAAAGGTGCTCCGCCATCCCACTACTACGAGAGCTTCCTAGAGAAAAAGGGACCCTGTGACCAG GATTACAGGAAGTTCTGGTCAGGCCTCCAGGGCTTAGCCATCTGTTTCTACAACAGCAATCGGGACTTGCAG CCCCTGGAAAAGCTGGACCTGAGGCTGTTTTCAAAGCTCAAAGATGAGGCTCTGTTGGGAAGCTCACGGGACACCGCCTATCACTTCAGCCTGGTTCTCCGGGACCAGGAGGTTAAATTCAAG GTAGAGAACCTGGAGTCTTGCGAGATGTGGAAAGGATTTATCTTGACTGTGGTGGAG CTCCGTGTCCCATCTAACCTGACCCTGCTGCCCGGACACCTGTACATGATGGCGGAGGTCCTGGCCAAAGAGGAGGTGCGGAGGGCAGCCGAGGTGCCCTG GTGCTTTCTGAAGGTGAGCAGGCTAGAGGCGCAGCTGCTCCTGGAGCGCTACCCAGAGTGCGGAAACCTGCTTCTGCGGCCTGGCGGGGATGGCAAGGACAGTGTGTCCGTCACTACCCGGCAGATACTCAATGG GTCGCCCGTAGTCAAACACTACAAGGTGAAGCGGGAAGGTCCTAAATATGTGATCGACGTGGAAGACCCG TTTTCCTGCCCCTCGCTAGAAGCTGTGGTCAACTATTTTGTGACGCAAACCAAGAGGGCGCTGGTCCCCTTCTTGTTGGACGAGGATTATGAGAAGGTTCTAG GCTTCGTGGACTCGGATCAGGAGAATGGCGAGAGTGCATGGGCTGTGCCTTCCTTCCGAGGCTCAG GCCCTGCTCTCCCTGCTAATGTCCCGAAGCCACTCCCACCTATACCTGTGTCTGTGTCCAGCCAGGAAGACAAGTTGCCTCAGTTAcctcccctgcctcagtttccagacCAGGATGAGAACTATGTGATTCCCATCGATGACTCCTCAGCAGCTGAGTACATGAATCAGGATG TGTCTCTCTCCAGTCAGGCAGTCCCCCTGAAGCCCAAGAAGTTGGCAAGGCTCCCAGCAAAACCCCCAAAGCCGCCAGTTGTGCCTAAGCCAG ATCTCAAAGCCTTTACCGGCATCTGGACCAGGAAACTAGGTGGAAGTTCACCCCAGGCTCCCCCCCTTGTGACAA GACTTGGGGATATCACCGCTGAGCTGGAAGAGAAACTGCAGAAGAGGAGGGCACTGGAGCACTGA
- the Mpnd gene encoding MPN domain-containing protein isoform X2 has protein sequence MAAPESLSPAATAEEAPEEDEDDVEAEDPERGAGSGGRSGSLGGSGGSTAGPGMALGGALTRRAVTLRVLLKDELLEPGEGVLSIFYLGRKFTGDLQLDGRIVWQETGQVFNSPSAWATHCKKLVNPAKKSGCGWASVKYKGQKLDKYKAAWLRRHQLHMPVAAADESPTSEGEEEELLLEEEEEDVLAGVSSEDKGHRHPGKGSLEPEATPPGKRMDKARVPVRYCMLGSRDSARNPHTLVEVTSFAAINKFQPFNVAVSSNVLFLLDFHCHLTRSEVVGYLGGRWDINSQMLTVLRAFPCRSRLGDTDTAAMVEEEIYQVLLLRGLSLVGWYHSHPHSPAVPSLQDIDAQMEYQLKLQGSSNGFQPCLALLCSPYYSGNPGPESKICPFWVMPPPEQRPSDYGIPMDVEMAYVQDSFLTNDVLQEMVMLVEFYKGAPDLVKFQEAWSPEHTYLDKLKMSLASRTPKDQGMCHVLEQVCSVLKQGS, from the exons ATGGCAG CTCCCGAGTCCCTGTCTCCCGCGGCCACGGCCGAGGAGGCGCCGGAGGAGGATGAGGACGACGTGGAGGCTGAGGACCCCGAGCGCGGGGCAGGTAGCGGAGGGCGCAGCGGCAGCCTCGGTGGCAGCGGAGGCAGCACGGCCGGGCCTGGGATGGCCCTAGGGGGCGCGCTCACGAGGCGCGCGGTCACGCTTCGGGTGCTGCTCAAAGACGAGCTGCTGGAGCCCGGAGAGGGGGTGCTATCCATCTTCTACCTG GGCAGGAAGTTTACTGGGGACCTGCAGCTGGATGGCAGGATTGTGTGGCAGGAAACTGGACAAGTCTTCAACTCACCCAGCGCCTGGGCCACACACTGCAAGAAGCTCGTCAACCCAGCCAAGAAGTCTGGCTGTGGCTGGGCTTCTGTCAAATACAAGGGTCAGAAGCTGGACAAATACAAGGCGGCCTGGCTTCGTCGGCACCAGCTGCATATGCCCGTAGCTGCTGCTGATGAG AGTCCCACCagtgaaggggaggaggaagaactgctgttggaggaggaggaagaagatgtgCTGGCTGGGGTCTCATCAGAGGACAAAGGCCACAGACACCCTGGGAAGGGCTCCTTGGAGCCAG AGGCCACGCCCCCAGGGAAGCGGATGGACAAGGCCCGGGTGCCCGTCCGTTACTGCATGCTGGGCAGCCGAGACTCTGCCAG GAACCCCCACACTCTGGTAGAAGTGACATCCTTTGCTGCCATCAACAAGTTTCAGCCATTCAACGTGGCCGTGTCCAGTAACGTGCTGTTCCTCTTG GACTTCCACTGTCACCTGACTCGGAGTGAGGTCGTGGGCTACCTTGGTGGTCGCTGGGACATCAACAGTCAGA TGCTGACCGTGCTGAGAGCCTTCCCCTGCAGGAGTCGGCTGGGGGACACTGATACTGCAGCCATGGTTGAGGAGGAG ATCTACCAGGTCCTGCTTCTGCGAGGCCTGTCCTTGGTGGGCTGGTACCACAGCCACCCGCACAGCCCTGCAGTACCCTCCTTGCAGGACATCGATGCGCAGATGGAGTACCAGTTGAAACTGCAAGGCTCCAGCAATGGCTTCCAGCCCTGTCTGGCCCTACTGTGCT CCCCCTACTACTCTGGCAACCCAGGCCCCGAGTCCAAGATCTGCCCTTTCTGGGTGATGCCTCCCCCTGAG CAAAGGCCCAGTGACTATGGAATCCCCATGGATGTAGAGATGGCGTATGTCCAGGATAGCTTCCTGACCAATGATGTTCTTCAGGAGATG GTGATGCTGGTTGAGTTTTACAAAGGTGCCCCTGACCTTGTGAAGTTCCAAGAGGCCTGGAGCCCAGAGCATACCTACCTGGACAAGCTCAAG ATGTCCTTGGCCAGCAGGACCCCGAAGGACCAGGGCATGTGCCACGTGCTGGAGCAGGTCTGCAGCGTACTCAAGCAGGGGAGCTGA
- the Mpnd gene encoding MPN domain-containing protein isoform X1 — MAAPESLSPAATAEEAPEEDEDDVEAEDPERGAGSGGRSGSLGGSGGSTAGPGMALGGALTRRAVTLRVLLKDELLEPGEGVLSIFYLGRKFTGDLQLDGRIVWQETGQVFNSPSAWATHCKKLVNPAKKSGCGWASVKYKGQKLDKYKAAWLRRHQLHMPVAAADESPTSEGEEEELLLEEEEEDVLAGVSSEDKGHRHPGKGSLEPEATPPGKRMDKARVPVRYCMLGSRDSARNPHTLVEVTSFAAINKFQPFNVAVSSNVLFLLDFHCHLTRSEVVGYLGGRWDINSQMLTVLRAFPCRSRLGDTDTAAMVEEEIYQVLLLRGLSLVGWYHSHPHSPAVPSLQDIDAQMEYQLKLQGSSNGFQPCLALLCSPYYSGNPGPESKICPFWVMPPPEVMLVEFYKGAPDLVKFQEAWSPEHTYLDKLKMSLASRTPKDQGMCHVLEQVCSVLKQGS, encoded by the exons ATGGCAG CTCCCGAGTCCCTGTCTCCCGCGGCCACGGCCGAGGAGGCGCCGGAGGAGGATGAGGACGACGTGGAGGCTGAGGACCCCGAGCGCGGGGCAGGTAGCGGAGGGCGCAGCGGCAGCCTCGGTGGCAGCGGAGGCAGCACGGCCGGGCCTGGGATGGCCCTAGGGGGCGCGCTCACGAGGCGCGCGGTCACGCTTCGGGTGCTGCTCAAAGACGAGCTGCTGGAGCCCGGAGAGGGGGTGCTATCCATCTTCTACCTG GGCAGGAAGTTTACTGGGGACCTGCAGCTGGATGGCAGGATTGTGTGGCAGGAAACTGGACAAGTCTTCAACTCACCCAGCGCCTGGGCCACACACTGCAAGAAGCTCGTCAACCCAGCCAAGAAGTCTGGCTGTGGCTGGGCTTCTGTCAAATACAAGGGTCAGAAGCTGGACAAATACAAGGCGGCCTGGCTTCGTCGGCACCAGCTGCATATGCCCGTAGCTGCTGCTGATGAG AGTCCCACCagtgaaggggaggaggaagaactgctgttggaggaggaggaagaagatgtgCTGGCTGGGGTCTCATCAGAGGACAAAGGCCACAGACACCCTGGGAAGGGCTCCTTGGAGCCAG AGGCCACGCCCCCAGGGAAGCGGATGGACAAGGCCCGGGTGCCCGTCCGTTACTGCATGCTGGGCAGCCGAGACTCTGCCAG GAACCCCCACACTCTGGTAGAAGTGACATCCTTTGCTGCCATCAACAAGTTTCAGCCATTCAACGTGGCCGTGTCCAGTAACGTGCTGTTCCTCTTG GACTTCCACTGTCACCTGACTCGGAGTGAGGTCGTGGGCTACCTTGGTGGTCGCTGGGACATCAACAGTCAGA TGCTGACCGTGCTGAGAGCCTTCCCCTGCAGGAGTCGGCTGGGGGACACTGATACTGCAGCCATGGTTGAGGAGGAG ATCTACCAGGTCCTGCTTCTGCGAGGCCTGTCCTTGGTGGGCTGGTACCACAGCCACCCGCACAGCCCTGCAGTACCCTCCTTGCAGGACATCGATGCGCAGATGGAGTACCAGTTGAAACTGCAAGGCTCCAGCAATGGCTTCCAGCCCTGTCTGGCCCTACTGTGCT CCCCCTACTACTCTGGCAACCCAGGCCCCGAGTCCAAGATCTGCCCTTTCTGGGTGATGCCTCCCCCTGAG GTGATGCTGGTTGAGTTTTACAAAGGTGCCCCTGACCTTGTGAAGTTCCAAGAGGCCTGGAGCCCAGAGCATACCTACCTGGACAAGCTCAAG ATGTCCTTGGCCAGCAGGACCCCGAAGGACCAGGGCATGTGCCACGTGCTGGAGCAGGTCTGCAGCGTACTCAAGCAGGGGAGCTGA
- the Sh3gl1 gene encoding endophilin-A2 produces MSVAGLKKQFYKASQLVSEKVGGAEGTKLDDDFKEMEKKVDVTSKAVAEVLVRTIEYLQPNPASRAKLTMLNTVSKIRGQVKNPGYPQSEGLLGECMVRHGKELGGESNFGDALLDAGESMKRLAEVKDSLDIEVKQNFIDPLQNLCDKDLKEIQHHLKKLEGRRLDFDYKKKRQGKIPDEELRQALEKFEESKEVAETSMHNLLETDIEQVSQLSALVDAQLDYHRQAVQILEELADKLKRRVREASSRPRREFKPRPREPFELGELEQPNGGFPCAPAPKITASSSFRSADKPVRTPSKSMPPLDQPSCKALYDFEPENDGELGFREGDLITLTNQIDENWYEGMLHGQSGFFPLSYVQVLVPLPQ; encoded by the exons CTGGTCAGCGAGAAGGTTGGTGGAGCCGAAGGGACCAAACTGGATGATGACTTTAAAGAGATGGAAAAG AAGGTGGATGTCACCAGCAAGGCTGTGGCAGAGGTGCTGGTCAGAACCATAGAATATCTACAGCCTAACCCAG CCTCGCGGGCCAAGCTGACCATGCTGAACACCGTGTCCAAGATCCGGGGCCAAGTGAAGAACCCTGGCTACCCACAGTCGGAGGGTCTGCTGGGAGAGTGCATGGTCCGCCACGGCAAGGAGCTAGGCGGAGAGTCCAACTTCG GTGATGCCCTGCTAGACGCAGGCGAGTCCATGAAGCGCCTGGCTGAGGTGAAGGACTCGCTGGACATCGAGGTCAAGCAGAACTTCATTGACCCACTGCAGAACCTGTGTGACAAGGATCTGAAGGAGATCCAG CACCACCTCAAGAAACTAGAGGGCCGCCGCCTTGACTTTGACTACAAGAAGAAGCGCCAGGGCAAGATCCCGGACGAGGAGCTGCGCCAGGCCCTGGAGAAGTTCGAGGAGTCCAAGGAGGTGGCGGAGACCAGCATGCACAACCTCCTGGAGACTGAC ATAGAGCAGGTGAGCCAGCTCTCAGCCCTGGTGGACGCCCAGCTGGACTACCACCGGCAGGCCGTGCAGATCCTGGAGGAGCTGGCCGACAAGCTGAAGCGCAG GGTGCGGGAAGCCTCCTCACGCCCCAGGCGGGAGTTCAAGCCCCGGCCCCGGGAGCCCTTCGAGCTTGGAGAGCTGGAGCAACCCAATGGGGGATTCCCCTGTGCCCCAGCACCTAAGATCACAG CTTCCTCATCGTTTAGATCGGCGGACAAGCCCGTCAGGACGCCCAGCAAGAGTATGC CCCCCCTGGACCAGCCCAGCTGCAAGGCGCTGTATGACTTTGAGCCCGAGAACGACGGCGAGCTGGGCTTCCGTGAGGGCGACCTCATCACGCTCACCAACCAGATCGACGAGAACTGGTACGAGGGGATGCTGCACGGCCAGTCCGGCTTCTTCCCACTCAGCTATGTGCAGGTGCTGGTGCCTCTGCCCCAGTGA